One genomic region from Magnetofaba australis IT-1 encodes:
- a CDS encoding bifunctional serine/threonine-protein kinase/formylglycine-generating enzyme family protein produces MGAMMQVGDKMAGGRYVIREKLGQGSFGAVYRAHDAIGDVDVAIKVVSEQAAASSAAMEDLTHNFRLAHRLKHPNIAVYNTIAVEPDTGLRSLVMEYVPGVDLSAYRRQQPGRVVELKTALDIVKQIAAGLDYAHSQSILHRDIKPENVRITPGGVVKILDFSLAAQLRTTVLATRVDAAQTDLVSAGTRAYLAPEQWQGRRPTAQSDQYALGALLYELISGDLPFVASDPEVLRHAVLNEEPPALAKLSKRQNRVVARALAKTPEARFDSCADLVRALEASMRPRRWPWALLLVALLGSAGAAGYWRYGGQLRATDSQKAARALAQMALAKQPELHDVGLAPRFTACTESRYERLKTALVNAPGLRVLERKELAAVLKDQDIANLFTANLSDEEMQGVRRAAQSDAVVVGRCAGKRLFLRLISVADGALLAAADMPLPRAEHVAPPTPIPPPRPTPTPTPTPTPTPTPTQAQTPEPRPAPTDQVEIMLESPAPTQASMKESPAPTQASVRMKRSAVAQGEDQSALVFTGRVIQASPRSESFPAIAPKSDKTQSGPVVDGRMAQVLAWLDQDPLEQEPPPRREPPPPRAPEPPPISDNPPPPVKYSEPPPASTISARQAERVEALLTAAREDIAAKRLTNPEDNNAVEKLRRAQAIDPDNGAAQTLLLAVTESYLGLAQSALKSKRWDKVETYLRRARTVGVNEERIAQAQAELDAARNPQPKSKPAPKPAEQWRPQPAKASAPTAPRAGEKRRFGNIDFVWIPGGAFRMGSPREPDATPHRVALDGFWFSAREITNGDYRRWRSSYDSGAFHGRELNGDKQPVARVTWNEADGFARWLSRLHGGTFRLPSEAEWEYAASVGGRQARPWRRELRKACQFANVHNPANRRAFGWSWPPFPCEDGYRVSANGGRFPANAWGVYDALGNVSEWIGDWFSASYYAVSPRSNPRGPRDGERRVVRGGSWRDSPRLVNAARRDAQEPDLRSPFIGFRLVREP; encoded by the coding sequence ATGGGAGCGATGATGCAGGTTGGCGACAAAATGGCGGGCGGACGCTATGTGATCCGCGAGAAGCTGGGGCAAGGGAGCTTTGGCGCGGTCTATCGCGCCCACGACGCCATTGGCGACGTGGATGTGGCCATCAAAGTCGTCTCCGAGCAGGCCGCCGCCTCCAGCGCCGCCATGGAGGATCTGACGCATAACTTTCGCCTCGCGCATCGTCTCAAACACCCCAATATTGCGGTTTACAACACCATCGCCGTGGAGCCCGACACCGGCCTGCGCTCGTTGGTGATGGAGTACGTTCCCGGCGTGGATCTGAGCGCCTACCGACGCCAGCAGCCGGGCCGGGTGGTGGAGCTGAAAACGGCGCTGGACATTGTCAAGCAGATCGCCGCCGGATTGGATTACGCCCACAGTCAGTCGATTCTGCATCGCGACATCAAACCGGAGAATGTGCGCATCACCCCCGGCGGGGTGGTGAAGATTCTCGATTTCAGCCTGGCGGCGCAGCTGCGCACCACGGTGTTGGCCACCCGCGTGGACGCCGCGCAAACCGATCTCGTCTCCGCCGGCACCCGCGCTTACCTGGCCCCGGAGCAGTGGCAGGGGCGGCGCCCCACGGCGCAGTCGGATCAGTACGCGCTGGGCGCGTTGCTGTACGAACTGATCAGCGGCGACCTCCCATTTGTGGCCAGCGACCCGGAAGTGTTGCGTCACGCGGTGTTGAATGAGGAGCCGCCCGCGCTGGCGAAGTTGAGCAAGCGGCAGAACCGCGTGGTGGCGCGGGCGTTGGCGAAAACGCCCGAAGCGCGGTTTGACTCCTGTGCGGATCTGGTCCGCGCGCTGGAGGCGAGCATGCGGCCGCGGCGCTGGCCGTGGGCGCTGCTGCTGGTGGCTCTGCTCGGTTCGGCGGGGGCCGCCGGTTACTGGCGCTATGGCGGCCAGTTGCGCGCCACCGACTCGCAAAAGGCGGCGCGAGCGCTGGCGCAGATGGCGCTCGCCAAGCAGCCGGAGCTGCATGATGTGGGGTTGGCGCCGCGCTTTACCGCCTGCACTGAGTCGCGTTACGAGCGCCTGAAGACCGCTCTGGTCAATGCGCCGGGGCTGCGCGTGCTGGAGCGCAAAGAGTTGGCGGCGGTGCTCAAGGATCAGGATATCGCCAATCTGTTCACCGCCAATCTCTCCGATGAGGAGATGCAGGGGGTGCGCCGCGCCGCCCAGTCCGATGCGGTGGTGGTGGGGCGCTGTGCGGGCAAGCGTCTGTTCCTGCGGCTGATCAGCGTGGCCGACGGCGCGCTGCTGGCGGCGGCGGATATGCCGCTGCCCCGCGCCGAGCATGTGGCCCCGCCCACGCCGATTCCGCCGCCGCGTCCGACCCCGACTCCAACTCCAACTCCAACTCCAACTCCAACTCCAACTCAAGCGCAGACACCGGAGCCGAGACCTGCGCCCACTGATCAAGTGGAGATCATGCTGGAGAGCCCCGCGCCGACGCAGGCGTCGATGAAGGAGAGCCCCGCGCCGACGCAGGCGTCCGTGCGGATGAAGAGGAGCGCTGTGGCGCAGGGTGAAGATCAATCGGCGCTGGTTTTTACCGGGCGTGTGATTCAGGCCAGCCCCCGTTCCGAGTCCTTTCCGGCCATCGCGCCCAAGTCCGACAAAACCCAGAGCGGGCCGGTGGTCGATGGACGCATGGCGCAGGTGTTGGCGTGGCTGGATCAGGATCCGCTGGAGCAGGAGCCGCCGCCCCGGCGTGAGCCGCCGCCGCCGCGCGCGCCGGAGCCGCCGCCCATCTCCGACAATCCGCCGCCGCCGGTGAAATATTCCGAGCCGCCGCCCGCAAGCACGATCTCTGCGCGGCAGGCGGAGCGGGTGGAGGCGTTGCTGACGGCGGCGCGGGAGGATATCGCCGCCAAGCGCCTGACCAACCCGGAGGATAACAATGCGGTGGAGAAGCTGCGCCGCGCGCAGGCCATCGACCCCGACAACGGCGCGGCGCAGACGCTCTTGCTGGCGGTGACCGAATCCTATTTGGGCTTGGCGCAGAGTGCGTTAAAGAGCAAGCGCTGGGACAAGGTGGAGACCTATCTGCGGCGGGCGCGCACGGTGGGGGTGAATGAGGAGCGCATCGCCCAGGCGCAGGCGGAGCTGGACGCTGCGCGCAATCCCCAGCCCAAGTCCAAACCCGCGCCCAAGCCCGCCGAGCAGTGGCGCCCGCAGCCCGCCAAAGCCAGTGCGCCCACTGCGCCCCGGGCCGGTGAGAAGCGGCGCTTTGGCAATATCGATTTCGTGTGGATTCCCGGTGGGGCGTTCCGCATGGGCTCGCCGCGGGAGCCCGACGCCACGCCCCACCGGGTGGCTTTGGACGGCTTCTGGTTCAGTGCGCGGGAGATCACCAATGGCGACTATCGCCGCTGGCGCTCCAGTTACGACAGCGGCGCCTTCCACGGTCGTGAACTCAACGGCGACAAGCAGCCGGTGGCGCGGGTGACCTGGAACGAGGCTGACGGTTTCGCCCGTTGGTTGAGCCGCTTGCACGGCGGAACCTTCCGTCTGCCCAGCGAAGCGGAGTGGGAGTACGCCGCCAGCGTCGGCGGACGGCAGGCGCGTCCGTGGCGGCGCGAGCTGCGCAAGGCGTGTCAATTCGCCAATGTGCACAATCCGGCCAACCGCCGCGCGTTCGGCTGGTCGTGGCCGCCGTTTCCGTGTGAGGACGGCTATCGCGTGAGCGCCAATGGCGGGCGATTCCCCGCCAACGCGTGGGGGGTGTATGACGCCCTGGGCAATGTCTCCGAGTGGATCGGCGACTGGTTTTCGGCCAGCTACTACGCGGTTTCGCCGCGCAGCAATCCGCGCGGCCCCCGTGACGGCGAACGTCGCGTGGTTCGGGGCGGCTCCTGGCGCGACTCGCCGCGGCTGGTCAACGCCGCCCGGCGCGACGCCCAGGAGCCGGACCTACGCTCCCCCTTCATCGGCTTCCGCCTGGTGCGCGAACCGTAA
- a CDS encoding c-type cytochrome, with protein sequence MQRHWILSLTAFSLAALSLSDAHAWGRGRTGEEIYKTKCFVCHMTGAAGAPKTGDKAAWAPRIATGMDALMHSILNGKNAMPPKGTCMDCSDDELKAAVEYLTSRAK encoded by the coding sequence ATGCAACGCCACTGGATTCTGAGTCTGACCGCCTTTTCCCTGGCGGCGCTGTCACTGAGCGACGCCCATGCCTGGGGCAGAGGGCGCACGGGAGAAGAGATCTACAAAACCAAGTGCTTCGTGTGCCATATGACCGGCGCCGCCGGCGCGCCCAAGACCGGCGACAAAGCCGCCTGGGCGCCGCGCATCGCCACGGGGATGGATGCGCTGATGCACTCGATCCTGAACGGCAAAAACGCCATGCCGCCCAAAGGCACCTGCATGGATTGCAGCGATGATGAGTTGAAAGCCGCAGTGGAGTACCTCACCAGCCGGGCCAAATAG
- a CDS encoding M48 family metalloprotease — protein sequence MSLLCPACRDVALQPELTHEGVEIDRCPSCQGVWLDRGELFLFTDDPQPLQQKLTQALSHPQPGSRRSPRGGEMQAINWPMGPTLDYCPKSGGLWLDLGELEALFKSERRLHLKPDRAATPADAPPPRAQELLPTMARSLPNLLMRSIFTLVGLFALLTAFLIAAVEFGELPLEMAVGIAVGLGVVEFLFSPLLLDWMLRRFFKSRPLEPEQLSPRLRAFIEKTCADNEMPFPRLRLIEDGAPQAFTYGHTPRNARVVVTAGLMELLEPDELEAVVAHELGHAAHWDILLMTVAQLFPIIFYAIFRLLTGGRQRDGRLAMVGMGAWALYFVSQMMVLAFSRIREYHADRFAAETTGNPEALSRALVKIGYGLMGRGVKAPPAAASDDKKKADAPQPSYRNPGFSAFGAMGIFSASHARAMAIAGVSGDADSANAPLDPPSVARAMRWDLWSPWAKLYEWFSTHPLIARRIDALNDFGASLGKPAAFPLDQRQPESYWDEFLVDLLVWALPVLTLICCWFGMPYVANELTEIIAGPLPFDPYFVEEWTDQMHAANQTYWAVGEGLNVLLVGISILLFALARTLKLRFRYPRRKGYPEASVAALLKRVKTSDVRAIPCTLRGVVIGRGQPGFILSEDFILRDETGIIYLDYRQPLALWEALFALLKRDRYTGKTVEIEGWYRRAPIPYVELRQIRCEGEKTRTSWSYRLKLIFNWLIVVVGVLIAAVGGVVLAGSLM from the coding sequence ATGTCCCTGCTCTGCCCCGCCTGCCGCGACGTCGCCCTGCAACCGGAACTCACCCATGAAGGGGTGGAGATCGACCGCTGTCCCAGTTGCCAGGGGGTGTGGCTGGATCGCGGCGAACTGTTCCTGTTCACCGACGATCCGCAGCCGCTGCAACAGAAGCTGACCCAGGCGTTGAGCCATCCGCAGCCCGGCTCGCGGCGCTCTCCGCGCGGCGGCGAAATGCAGGCGATCAACTGGCCCATGGGGCCGACTCTGGACTACTGCCCCAAGAGCGGTGGGCTGTGGCTGGACCTGGGCGAGCTGGAGGCGCTGTTCAAGAGCGAGCGCCGCCTGCACCTCAAGCCGGATCGCGCCGCCACCCCCGCAGACGCTCCCCCCCCGCGCGCGCAAGAGCTTCTGCCGACCATGGCGCGCAGTCTGCCCAATCTGTTGATGCGCTCCATCTTCACCCTGGTCGGCCTGTTCGCCCTGCTCACCGCCTTTCTCATTGCAGCGGTGGAGTTTGGCGAGTTGCCGCTGGAGATGGCGGTGGGCATCGCGGTGGGCTTGGGCGTGGTGGAATTCCTGTTCTCGCCGCTGCTGCTGGATTGGATGCTCAGACGCTTCTTCAAAAGCCGCCCGCTGGAGCCCGAACAGCTCTCGCCGCGCCTACGCGCCTTCATTGAGAAGACTTGCGCCGACAATGAGATGCCGTTTCCGCGCCTGCGCCTGATCGAGGATGGCGCGCCGCAGGCGTTCACCTATGGCCACACCCCCAGGAACGCCCGCGTGGTGGTCACCGCCGGATTGATGGAGCTGCTGGAGCCCGACGAGTTGGAAGCGGTGGTCGCCCACGAGCTGGGCCATGCGGCGCACTGGGACATCCTGTTGATGACGGTGGCGCAGCTGTTCCCCATCATCTTCTACGCCATCTTCCGACTGCTCACCGGCGGACGCCAGCGCGATGGCCGTCTGGCCATGGTGGGCATGGGCGCCTGGGCGCTCTATTTCGTCAGCCAGATGATGGTGCTGGCGTTCTCACGCATCCGCGAATACCACGCCGACCGCTTTGCCGCCGAGACCACCGGCAACCCCGAGGCGCTGTCACGGGCGTTGGTGAAGATCGGCTACGGCCTGATGGGGCGTGGAGTCAAAGCGCCGCCCGCCGCCGCATCAGACGACAAGAAAAAAGCGGACGCGCCCCAACCCAGCTATCGCAACCCCGGCTTTAGCGCCTTCGGGGCCATGGGCATCTTCTCCGCCAGCCACGCCCGCGCCATGGCCATCGCCGGGGTCTCCGGCGACGCCGACTCCGCCAATGCGCCATTGGATCCCCCCTCCGTGGCGCGCGCCATGCGCTGGGATCTGTGGAGCCCGTGGGCCAAACTCTATGAGTGGTTCTCCACCCATCCGCTCATCGCCCGCCGCATCGACGCCTTGAACGACTTCGGCGCCAGCCTCGGCAAACCCGCCGCCTTCCCGCTGGATCAGCGCCAGCCGGAGTCCTATTGGGATGAGTTCCTGGTGGATCTGCTGGTGTGGGCGCTGCCGGTGTTGACGCTGATCTGCTGCTGGTTTGGCATGCCCTATGTGGCCAACGAGTTGACCGAAATCATCGCCGGCCCGCTGCCGTTCGACCCCTACTTCGTAGAGGAGTGGACCGATCAGATGCACGCCGCCAACCAGACCTACTGGGCGGTTGGAGAGGGGCTGAACGTCCTGCTGGTGGGCATCAGCATCCTACTGTTCGCCCTGGCCCGCACGCTGAAGCTGCGGTTTCGCTATCCGCGCCGCAAGGGCTACCCCGAGGCCAGCGTGGCGGCGCTGCTCAAACGGGTCAAGACCTCCGATGTGCGCGCCATCCCCTGCACCCTGCGCGGCGTCGTGATCGGTCGCGGCCAGCCCGGCTTCATCCTCAGTGAGGACTTCATCCTGCGCGACGAGACCGGCATCATCTATCTGGACTACCGCCAGCCGCTGGCGCTGTGGGAAGCGCTGTTTGCGCTGCTCAAACGCGACCGCTACACCGGCAAAACAGTGGAGATCGAGGGGTGGTATCGGCGCGCGCCGATCCCCTATGTGGAGCTGCGTCAGATCCGCTGCGAGGGGGAGAAGACGCGCACCAGTTGGTCCTACCGACTGAAGCTGATCTTCAACTGGCTCATCGTCGTCGTCGGCGTGCTCATCGCCGCTGTTGGCGGTGTGGTCCTGGCGGGGTCATTGATGTAG
- a CDS encoding TonB-dependent receptor domain-containing protein, whose product MAAFSALTVYASAQTTQGAGIVVTATRTAVTVDQALAPVSVITAEQLKQRQVRNAEEALRALPGIDIAKNGGAGAQASVYMRGANADHTLLLIDGLKMGSATNGLASLQHLPIGQIERIEIVRGPRSALYGSEAIGGVIQIFTKKGAEGLRGEALIGGGGEGTNEQGLSLSGGKNGWRYAASVSRLETDGFDARQPTTGFFAVNQPDDDGYQRTGVNVRVSKTFSRGEVELHGLRSFGDNDFDGTPNQGEFVNQTLGAKARLQATDYWDITLRAGHSRDDSTNLTDGVYFSEFNTKRVSLGLQNDIAIGDDHLLTIGADWMDDRVDSNTAYDVTSRDVLGLFGQYQGAWGDHDLLLALRYDDNEQFGGQTTGNVAWGYDLPWGGLRLTAGYGTAYKAPTFNDLYWPASAWFSGNPNLKPEESHTWDLGLAGENHGVSWSLSGFRTRVKNLIAYDATTFTNNNINSAKLDGVELELGFDIAGVDINVAGTLTRALDGDTGNRLARRAARSLKVQADKRWDAVSVGGDWIVQGHRWDELANTTYLAGYGVVNLRGEYRFAQDWALRVSAENLLDPTYQTINTYNTQGRLILGQLVWSFAQ is encoded by the coding sequence TTGGCCGCCTTCAGCGCGCTCACCGTCTACGCCTCGGCCCAGACCACGCAAGGCGCGGGCATCGTGGTCACCGCCACCCGCACCGCCGTGACCGTGGACCAAGCCCTGGCCCCGGTGAGCGTGATCACCGCCGAGCAGCTCAAACAGCGTCAAGTGCGCAATGCCGAAGAGGCGCTGCGCGCCCTGCCGGGCATCGACATCGCCAAGAACGGCGGCGCGGGCGCGCAGGCCAGCGTCTACATGCGCGGGGCCAACGCCGACCATACGCTGCTGCTCATCGACGGTCTGAAAATGGGCTCGGCGACCAATGGTCTGGCCAGTCTGCAGCACCTGCCCATCGGCCAAATTGAGCGCATTGAGATCGTGCGCGGACCGCGCTCGGCGCTGTATGGCTCCGAGGCCATCGGCGGGGTGATTCAGATCTTCACCAAAAAGGGCGCCGAGGGGCTGCGCGGCGAGGCGCTTATCGGCGGCGGCGGCGAGGGGACCAACGAACAGGGTCTCTCCCTCTCTGGCGGCAAAAACGGTTGGCGCTACGCCGCCTCGGTAAGCCGCTTGGAGACTGACGGCTTCGACGCCCGCCAGCCCACCACCGGCTTTTTCGCCGTCAACCAGCCCGACGACGATGGCTACCAGCGCACCGGGGTGAACGTGCGGGTGAGCAAAACCTTCTCTCGCGGGGAAGTGGAGCTGCATGGTCTGCGCTCCTTCGGCGACAACGACTTCGACGGAACCCCCAACCAAGGCGAGTTCGTCAATCAGACTCTCGGCGCCAAAGCGCGTCTGCAGGCCACCGACTATTGGGACATCACCCTGCGCGCCGGCCATAGTCGGGATGACTCGACCAACCTCACCGACGGCGTCTACTTCAGCGAATTCAACACCAAGCGGGTCTCGCTGGGGCTGCAGAACGACATCGCCATCGGCGATGACCATTTGCTGACCATTGGCGCCGACTGGATGGATGACCGGGTCGATAGCAACACCGCCTATGACGTCACCAGCCGCGACGTGCTGGGGCTGTTTGGTCAATACCAGGGCGCCTGGGGCGACCACGATCTGCTGTTGGCGCTACGCTATGACGACAACGAGCAGTTCGGCGGCCAGACCACCGGCAATGTGGCCTGGGGCTATGATCTGCCCTGGGGCGGTCTGCGTCTCACCGCCGGTTATGGCACGGCCTACAAAGCGCCCACTTTCAACGACCTCTACTGGCCCGCCAGCGCGTGGTTCAGCGGCAACCCCAATCTCAAGCCCGAGGAGTCCCACACCTGGGATTTGGGGCTGGCGGGGGAGAATCACGGCGTGAGCTGGTCATTGAGCGGTTTCCGCACCCGGGTGAAGAATCTCATCGCCTATGACGCCACCACCTTCACCAACAACAACATCAACAGCGCCAAGCTCGATGGCGTGGAGCTGGAGCTCGGTTTTGACATCGCAGGCGTCGACATCAACGTGGCCGGGACCCTCACCCGCGCGCTGGATGGCGACACCGGCAACCGCTTGGCGCGGCGCGCGGCGCGCAGCCTCAAAGTGCAGGCCGACAAGCGCTGGGACGCGGTGAGTGTGGGCGGCGACTGGATCGTGCAGGGGCATCGGTGGGATGAGCTGGCCAACACCACCTATCTGGCCGGGTATGGCGTGGTCAATCTGCGTGGCGAGTATCGCTTCGCCCAGGATTGGGCGTTGCGGGTGAGCGCCGAGAACCTGTTGGATCCGACCTACCAGACCATCAACACCTACAACACCCAGGGGCGTTTGATTCTCGGCCAACTGGTGTGGAGCTTTGCACAATGA
- a CDS encoding transglycosylase SLT domain-containing protein, whose translation MNAAFRNRRAALRALALMGGGLLLRPTRLWAGDPAVDAMERMQRQALGEVESDTNFAFDELDARIRAAFDLLERQTRAAFAQAQSDAESIWQAPIAPVELPGSSHWVGYDAAQQGRVTVDYAQETVLIEKRISATTPQQAREEMQQFANKLADQTPAQTGQMDPVRKRLEITPDSASEQQIAQMGVGSIAQVVGDGDARKTADAVAKELAYAPIPQLPPKRRPQTSKADIAPRKRPPVMAVRVALSPRLKKVSAQVMTPHAKQFAKRYKLPPSLILGVTQTESDFNPRAVSPIPAYGLMQLVPTSGGADAYAFVHGVEQRPSKDLLFQPVANTELGAGYLHLLHYRYLRFITNPLSRRYCAIAGYNTGAGNVARAFGHRNNIRAAARVINALTPEQVLARLIRDLPYAETQRYVQKVLKYEKNYLSTNA comes from the coding sequence ATGAACGCCGCCTTTCGCAACCGCCGCGCCGCGCTGCGCGCGTTGGCGCTGATGGGGGGTGGGCTGCTGCTGCGCCCCACACGCCTGTGGGCGGGGGATCCCGCCGTTGACGCCATGGAGCGCATGCAGCGCCAGGCTCTGGGTGAGGTGGAGTCCGATACCAACTTCGCCTTCGATGAGCTGGATGCGCGCATCCGCGCCGCCTTCGATCTGCTGGAGAGGCAGACCCGCGCCGCCTTCGCCCAGGCGCAGAGCGACGCCGAGTCGATCTGGCAGGCGCCCATCGCGCCGGTGGAGTTGCCGGGCTCCTCCCACTGGGTGGGTTACGACGCCGCCCAGCAGGGCCGCGTCACCGTGGATTACGCCCAGGAGACGGTGCTGATCGAAAAGCGGATCAGCGCGACCACGCCGCAGCAGGCGCGCGAGGAGATGCAGCAGTTCGCCAACAAGCTGGCGGATCAGACCCCGGCCCAGACCGGGCAGATGGACCCGGTGCGCAAACGTCTGGAGATCACCCCCGACAGCGCCTCCGAGCAGCAGATTGCGCAGATGGGGGTAGGCTCCATCGCGCAAGTGGTGGGCGATGGCGATGCGCGCAAAACCGCCGACGCCGTGGCCAAGGAGCTGGCCTATGCGCCGATCCCGCAGCTGCCGCCCAAGCGTCGTCCACAAACGTCCAAGGCCGATATCGCCCCGCGCAAACGTCCGCCGGTGATGGCGGTGCGGGTGGCGCTGTCGCCGCGCTTGAAAAAGGTCAGCGCGCAGGTGATGACGCCCCACGCCAAGCAGTTCGCCAAACGCTACAAACTGCCGCCGTCACTGATTCTGGGGGTGACGCAGACCGAGTCGGACTTCAATCCGCGCGCGGTCTCGCCCATTCCCGCCTACGGCCTGATGCAGCTGGTGCCCACCTCCGGCGGCGCCGACGCCTACGCCTTCGTGCACGGAGTGGAGCAGCGACCCAGTAAGGATCTGCTGTTCCAGCCGGTGGCCAACACCGAGTTGGGCGCGGGCTATCTGCACCTGCTGCACTACCGCTATCTGCGCTTCATCACCAACCCGCTGTCGCGGCGCTACTGCGCCATCGCCGGCTACAACACCGGCGCTGGCAACGTGGCGCGCGCCTTTGGCCACCGCAACAACATCCGCGCGGCGGCCCGGGTGATCAATGCGCTCACCCCCGAGCAGGTATTGGCGCGGCTGATCCGCGATCTGCCCTATGCAGAGACCCAACGCTATGTACAGAAGGTGTTGAAATACGAAAAGAACTATCTCTCCACCAACGCCTGA
- a CDS encoding IS110 family transposase, with translation MSNHIENGQVRVLGIDLGKSVFQLHGVDARGKSVLKQRLKRDKLLEFMAQLPPCLVGMEASSGAHHWARKFQGYGHDVRLMAPQYVKPYVKRHKNDSVDAEAICEAVQRPNMRFMGIKSVAQQEILALHRVRSLAVKNRTALVNQIRGLLAEYGIVFPKSIKQARRAIVLILSDESSEMSANFRVILEDERDELAHLDERIGKYEREIEALAKAEPQCRLLMTIPGVGPITATALLASVGDVRAFKNGRELSAWIGLVPNQHSTGGKAWLTGISKRGNGYLRTLLIHGARAALRVCENKPDRRSQWAVSVSERRGANKAVVALANRMARSAWAMLVKQEAYGASAAV, from the coding sequence ATGAGCAATCATATCGAAAACGGACAGGTACGGGTACTGGGGATTGATCTGGGCAAGAGCGTGTTTCAGTTGCATGGCGTCGATGCGCGCGGCAAGAGCGTTCTGAAACAGCGCTTGAAACGAGATAAGTTACTGGAGTTCATGGCGCAACTGCCGCCGTGCCTGGTGGGGATGGAAGCCAGTAGCGGCGCCCACCATTGGGCGCGGAAATTTCAGGGATATGGGCATGATGTGCGTTTGATGGCGCCGCAATATGTGAAGCCCTACGTGAAGCGGCACAAGAACGACAGCGTGGACGCTGAGGCGATATGTGAAGCGGTACAGCGTCCGAATATGCGTTTTATGGGGATCAAAAGCGTTGCCCAGCAAGAAATTCTAGCGTTGCATCGGGTGCGCAGTCTGGCGGTGAAGAACCGCACGGCGTTGGTGAACCAGATTCGCGGACTGCTTGCCGAGTATGGGATTGTCTTTCCCAAGAGCATCAAACAGGCGCGGCGGGCGATTGTGCTGATTTTGAGTGATGAGAGCTCGGAAATGAGCGCCAATTTTCGCGTAATTCTGGAGGATGAGCGCGATGAGCTGGCGCATTTGGATGAGCGCATCGGCAAATATGAGCGTGAGATTGAGGCGCTGGCCAAGGCGGAGCCGCAGTGTCGATTGCTGATGACGATCCCGGGAGTGGGACCGATCACGGCGACGGCGCTGTTGGCGTCGGTGGGGGATGTGCGGGCGTTTAAGAATGGCCGGGAGCTGTCGGCATGGATAGGGTTGGTTCCGAATCAGCACTCCACAGGGGGCAAGGCGTGGCTGACGGGGATCAGCAAGCGGGGAAACGGTTATCTTCGCACCCTGTTGATTCATGGGGCGCGGGCGGCGTTGCGCGTGTGTGAAAACAAGCCGGATCGCCGCAGCCAGTGGGCAGTGTCGGTGTCGGAACGTCGCGGCGCGAATAAAGCGGTGGTGGCGCTGGCCAACCGCATGGCGCGCAGCGCGTGGGCGATGCTGGTGAAGCAGGAGGCCTATGGGGCCAGCGCCGCTGTGTAG